A portion of the Agelaius phoeniceus isolate bAgePho1 chromosome 29, bAgePho1.hap1, whole genome shotgun sequence genome contains these proteins:
- the SMIM24 gene encoding LOW QUALITY PROTEIN: small integral membrane protein 24 (The sequence of the model RefSeq protein was modified relative to this genomic sequence to represent the inferred CDS: inserted 1 base in 1 codon; deleted 1 base in 1 codon) encodes MVLGATCPLGANKDACCLGCXSAGTIAAGDKSSPPGAGSRRSPALCPKMQKLLQPLSLLVLLVLASTAQGQTGTGPKVLQPWLIGLTAVVVFLFVVFIVLLINRVWSLRKKRKENDHPETLETDRLERSGHVNPAAEDWEEMRDDKHESKPAATSL; translated from the exons ATGGTGCTTGGTGCCACT TGTCCTCTTGGGGCCAATAAAGACGCCTGCTGCCTTGGGT AGAGTGCAGGCACGATAGCAGCAGGTGACAAAAGCTCACCTCCAGGAGCAGGCTCCAGACGttccccagccctctgcccaAAAATGCAGAAGCTCTTGCAGCCCCTGTCGCTCCTGGTCCTGCTTGTCCTCGCTTCCACCGCCCAGGGACAGACTG GCACGGGCCCCAAGGTGCTGCAGCCGTGGCTCATTGGCCTCACGGCCGTCGTCGTCTTCCTCTTCGTTGTCTTCATCGTGCTGCTCATTAACCGGGTCTGGAGTCTCAGGAAGAAGAG GAAGGAGAACGACCATCCGGAGACCCTGGAGACTGACAG GCTGGAGCGCTCCGGCCACGTCAACCCGGCGGCTGAGGACTGGGAAGAGATGAGGGACGACAAGCATGAGAGCAAGCCCGCGGCCACATCCCTCTGA
- the SMIM44 gene encoding small integral membrane protein 44, whose translation MALAGGIPLPGTGGAQGPRHLLQSPPEEDGVLYVDYRPPALDSIHLPRYVLYLVMAATLVLVVAYAIVGHLIKDLVHDFADWAFGPKPEEKAEMAEGPVLEAEWLEEDEVLVEQKVEDEGSGILPGTDIPLQLLAPRSSVSFADPPKKRFF comes from the exons atggccctggcagggggtaTCCCCCTCCCTGGCACCGGGGGGGCACAGGGGCCACGGCACTTGCTGCAGTCCCCCCCTGAGGAGGACGGGGTGCTGTACGTGGACTACAGGCcccctgccctggacagcaTCCACCTGCCCCGCTATGTGCTGTACCTGGTGATGGCAGCAACgctggtgctggtggtggcATATGCCATCGTGGGGCACCTCATCAAGGACCTGGTGCACGACTTTGCTG acTGGGCGTTTGGGCCCAAGCcagaggagaaggcagagatgGCTGAGGGCCCCGTGCTGgaggcagagtggctggaggaGGATGAGGTGCTGGTGGAGCAGAAGGTGGAGGATGAAGGCAGTGGAATCCTGCCTGGCACGGACatcccactgcagctgctcGCTCCTCGCAGCTCCGTCTCCTTTGCTGACCCCCCCAAGAAGAGATTCTTCTAG